A region from the Vicia villosa cultivar HV-30 ecotype Madison, WI linkage group LG3, Vvil1.0, whole genome shotgun sequence genome encodes:
- the LOC131655401 gene encoding squamosa promoter-binding-like protein 13A, with product MEWNLKASSWDLSGIEEATALPNIETMEESNRFGVYKTKGEFSVDLKLGQVGNSATESSSSLLPLSKDVSASSVSKIASPSSSSGSFKRARAVNNTTLTVSCLVDGCNSDLSNCRDYHRRHKVCELHSKTPEVSIGGLKQRFCQQCSRFHSLDQFDERKRSCRKRLDGHNKRRRKPQPEPITRPAGSFLSNYQGTQLLPFSSSTAMVNSPWSNGLISSCESGMLHIHNQHQQVPVLDKQDLFLGSTATSYGEGKQLQFLHTDNNIPSLHNPNTSLLRTSNKMFCDSLTNSSVNESPCALSLLSSSQTHTPENGLNQMVQQQQQTHSMSLMQPLGLSLHGNNNNSFESMDRVLVPNGSESDHCSSLYNLASDGSQGNEAPQLFPYQWE from the exons ATGGAGTGGAATTTGAAAGCATCTTCATGGGATTTGAGTGGTATAGAGGAGGCAACAGCATTACCTAACATAGAAACAATGGAAGAATCAAACAGATTTGGAGTTTATAAGACCAAAGGGGAGTTTTCTGTTGACTTGAAGCTTGGTCAGGTTGGGAATTCAGCTACTGAATCATCATCATCGTTACTTCCATTGTCCAAAGATGTTTCTGCTTCTTCTGTATCCAAAATTGCGTCGCCTTCTTCGTCTTCGGGGTCTTTTAAGAGAGCGCGAGCGGTTAATAACACTACATTGACAGTTTCTTGTCTCGTGGATGGGTGCAATTCTGATCTTAGTAATTGTAGGGATTATCATAGGCGGCATAAGGTTTGTGAACTTCATTCCAAAACTCCGGAGGTTTCGATTGGTGGACTAAAACAAAGATTTTGCCAACAGTGTAGCAG GTTCCATTCGCTCGATCAATTTGATGAAAGAAAAAGAAGTTGCAGGAAACGTTTAGACGGACACaataaaaggagaagaaaacctcagcCTGAACCTATCACGCGACCTGCTGGCAGTTTTTTGTCCAATTACCAAG GCACACAGTTGCTACCCTTTTCGAGTTCTACTGCTATGGTGAATTCACCTTGGAGTAACGGCCTCATTTCTTCCTGCGAAAGTGGTATGCTTCACATCCACAATCAACACCAACAAGTTCCTGTACTTGacaaacaagatcttttcctcggTTCTACTGCAACCAGTTACGGAGAAGGGAAGCAACTTCAATTCTTACACACCGACAACAACATTCCCTCGCTTCATAACCCGAACACATCTCTTCTAAGGACAAGCAACAAAATGTTCTGTGATAGCTTAACGAATTCATCAGTAAACGAATCTCCTTGTGCTCTCTCTCTTCTGTCATCATCACAGACACACACACCCGAGAATGGTTTGAACCAAATGGTGCAGCAGCAGCAGCAGACTCATTCAATGTCCCTTATGCAGCCCTTAGGACTGAGTCTGCATGGTAATAACAACAACAGCTTTGAATCTATGGATAGAGTTTTGGTCCCTAATGGGAGTGAGAGTGATCATTGTTCTTCATTGTATAACTTGGCTTCAGATGGTTCTCAAGGCAATGAAGCACCTCAACTCTTCCCCTATCAATGGGAATAG